The DNA window GCCAGTGCCAACTAAAGCCCACTGATGTCAAACCCAAAAATCTACATTGGCCTGATGTCCGGCACCAGTATCGACTGCATAGATGCAGCAGCAATGACTTTTACTGGCGGCGAGTTACAGCTTTTAGGCACTCACGCAGAGCCTATTCCAGAACGGCTTAAACAGCAGATTGTCGATCTCTGCCAGCCCGGCAAAGACAGCGTGCAGTTACTTTGTGAAACCGACAGCCAGCTCGGCGAACTATTTGCCCAGGCTGCACTGTCTTTAATGCGAGCAGAAAGTATTAAAGCAGAACAGGTAGCCGCCATAGGCAGCCATGGACAGACCGTTCGTCATTCACCTCCTAAATCCGGCACGATCGCTTTTACCCAGCAAATTGGCGATGCCAATATTATTGCCGTGCGCACTGGCTGCAGTGTGGTTGCAGACTTTAGGCGCAAAGATATGGCACTCGGCGGCCACGGCGCCCCACTGGTGCCGGCATTTCATAAAACACTTTTTTCAGATGCGCAGGCCAATAGAATAATCGCTAATATTGGCGGCATCTCGAATATTACCGCCCTACCCAGCGGTCGTAGTTGTTATGGTTTTGATACGGGCCCGGGAAATCTGTTACTTGACGCCTGGTGCGCCAAGCATAGCGGTAATAGCTTTGATGACCGAGGCTCTTGGGGAGCAACTGGGCAGCTATGCCAAAAGCTGCTCGACCAGTTTATGGCCCACCCCTTTATCGGCCAAGCGGCACCGAAGAGCACTGGCCGAGAGATGTTTAATTTGTCCTGGCTCGAAACCCAACTCATCGACTACAGCTTAAAAGCAGAGGATATTCAGGCAACACTGGTGAGCTTTACCGCGCAATCACTAGCCGCTGCTATCAATGGATTAAAGGAGCCCGTGGACGAAGTCTATGTCTGTGGTGGCGGGATATTTAATGATCAACTTATGGCGCAGCTGAAAATCGCCCTCGGACCCAAAGCTCTGCATTCAACTGAAAAACTCGGCTTAGCCCCAACCTGGGTGGAAGCCTGCGCTTTTGGTTGGCTGGCATGTCAGCACATCAACAATCAGCCTGGCAACTTGCCCAGCGTAACCGGTGCCAGCCGCGAAGCCGTACTTGGCGCGCGATACCTACCCTGAATATTTTTTAGACGGAGAGCAAAGCGTCACAACTTAGAAAAAGCTGTAATCCTCTTCTTCAAGCAAGCGCTTTAGCTCAGCCGGACCAAAATCTACCGGCGAAACAAACGGCAACAAGTCGTCTCTATCGAAACCAATGGCCTTTGAACTAACCTGACAGACTCTAATATCGATCACACCAAGAGACGAGAGTCGCGCAGCCAGATCAACCGTTGACTTATAGGTAGCGTAGTTTTGTTTAAAAAACATCGCCACATCGGGACCAAAAATCACGAAGGCAATGGGACCTACGGAGCTGTTTGGAGAGTCGAAGTACTCTTCTGACTGGAAGTGAGCTTCAGCGCGACGCAGGGCTTCGGCAATTTGGCCTGGCTTGTTTAAATCAATTTTCGCCACATAACCCGACGCTGAATCTGCAGCGACACCAGCAAAGTAAGGACTAAGAGTTTGATTAACGTCGGCGTCTAACCGGAGAACCGGCTGTGCCAGCAAAAAGCTTGGCAAGAAAATGAGCAACAACCAACAGCTACGCATAACAATAATTCCTGGCTAGATAGAGAAAGACGCTCCACAGCCACAGGTAGTGGATGCGTTGGGGTTGGTGATCAAAAACCGCGACCCCATCAATCCTACTTCGTAGTCTACAGTCGAGCCCACCAAATACTGGTAACTCAAGGAATCAATCAACACGGTCACGCCATCTCGCGTTACAGCTGTGTCATCTTCCGCCATAACCTCTTCAAATGAGAAACCATACTGAAAACCTGAGCATCCGCCTCCAGTGACATAGACCCGCAACTTTAAGTGGTCATTGCCCTCTTCCACTTTTAAGGAATTAACTTTGGTCACCGCATGTTCAGTAATGTTTAGCGGTGCTGGGATGTATGTTTCAATGCCTGACATTAATACTCCGTACTTCAGTTTCTGTGCGCACAACGCTTGTGCGCCGTACAAAAGCGCCGGGCAAGGTCCTTGCCCGACTGCATATTTATCTTATTGAGTTACGCCTAGTTACTGGTCTCTTTTCGGAGTTGCCGCGAACTACGTGTTTTTGCTAGGCTATTGATGATAAACAAAAGTGGCGACAACTTCAGCGCCTTTCGCAATTTCGATCAATTTGCCATTAACGCTTGTTTGGACCGCAGCCTTGACTGCCAGTTTAATTAACTAGCAAGCATCTAAATCACCCTAAGCTAACGCTGTGGTTTGCCTCTAACAAACATTATCTAGCCATCAACCTTCCAATCAAATCTCTTGTCAAACTGCGCGTTTTCCCTCCAGGGATAACGCAAAATTATTCTCACTTGTTGCGGCTCAAAATTCTCCGGCAGCTTTAACAAACCACGATTGATTGAGAAATACTTAAACCCTAAACGCAAGGGGAACTCTGCAATCTCGGAATCCAAGTCTTGAAACGAAATTTCAACTGGCTCGCCATCCTTGATCCCCACTAAATACAGCTCGCCCAGTACCTGCAAAGTTTTCATTTTGGCGGTTTTTTGCCGCGCTACCCAGCGGTAATCAATCCGGCCATCGTCGAGCACGTTAAGGCGCAGATCGGCGACAGAGAGGCCATCCGGCTGATCTTTATCACGCAGTAATTCTCTATAGAGCTTTAGCTCTTCATCGCGCTTATAAATACTGCGCTGAAGCAGAATCATCTCCTGCCGACTATTTTCCAGCGCGGCTACATCGACTCTGGAGCTCAGCCTGATTCGACTTAGCTCTTCTTGCTGATCAGTGACAGTGGCATTCAACTCTTCAACCAGTAACTCGAGTCGGTTCTTATCACTCATCTTTTGAGTAAATGTCTGCCCACCCCAGAATTTTCCTAAAAACAGTGCCGAGAGGAGCAGGCCACAGCAGGCGGCGGCAGCAAGATAGATCTGTCGTGGTTCGTACGAGACAACAA is part of the SAR92 clade bacterium H455 genome and encodes:
- the erpA gene encoding iron-sulfur cluster insertion protein ErpA, whose amino-acid sequence is MSGIETYIPAPLNITEHAVTKVNSLKVEEGNDHLKLRVYVTGGGCSGFQYGFSFEEVMAEDDTAVTRDGVTVLIDSLSYQYLVGSTVDYEVGLMGSRFLITNPNASTTCGCGASFSI
- a CDS encoding acyl-CoA transferase; amino-acid sequence: MRSCWLLLIFLPSFLLAQPVLRLDADVNQTLSPYFAGVAADSASGYVAKIDLNKPGQIAEALRRAEAHFQSEEYFDSPNSSVGPIAFVIFGPDVAMFFKQNYATYKSTVDLAARLSSLGVIDIRVCQVSSKAIGFDRDDLLPFVSPVDFGPAELKRLLEEEDYSFF
- a CDS encoding anhydro-N-acetylmuramic acid kinase, whose product is MSNPKIYIGLMSGTSIDCIDAAAMTFTGGELQLLGTHAEPIPERLKQQIVDLCQPGKDSVQLLCETDSQLGELFAQAALSLMRAESIKAEQVAAIGSHGQTVRHSPPKSGTIAFTQQIGDANIIAVRTGCSVVADFRRKDMALGGHGAPLVPAFHKTLFSDAQANRIIANIGGISNITALPSGRSCYGFDTGPGNLLLDAWCAKHSGNSFDDRGSWGATGQLCQKLLDQFMAHPFIGQAAPKSTGREMFNLSWLETQLIDYSLKAEDIQATLVSFTAQSLAAAINGLKEPVDEVYVCGGGIFNDQLMAQLKIALGPKALHSTEKLGLAPTWVEACAFGWLACQHINNQPGNLPSVTGASREAVLGARYLP